A window of the Ammoniphilus oxalaticus genome harbors these coding sequences:
- a CDS encoding anti-sigma factor family protein produces MSCAETMENMQRDLDNDLTEKQYLAMEQHLNQCPECQKIYTNLKSLSLNLENLPQVKPPYSLVDEILPQLIEEAPEDKLITEDDRVSKRLHEMKTARWKSWSIVAGGLAAACMWVLSDKIFTTSDLKDQMIRSESALEGKMLDDRTTERSEPTGDREDSTPTENQSKSIDDTLLAKEQGSGDKSLNKDVERNRQPAKEEVKQEPQAASESKPETKPNPQPNASTEQETVQQREPSKTEERIDKNGVESDKDKALALAPETSPQQRSAESKSSLLASPLPEKLMNRAMISLPEQDNGITSPDGQWIARVQEDRIVITNRAGTEVFRTDAWGIEAQASFEWIDGTHLQYRLESADSKQSETWLIDVKEKQVVKK; encoded by the coding sequence ATGAGCTGCGCTGAGACGATGGAAAATATGCAAAGGGATCTAGATAATGATTTAACGGAAAAACAATATTTAGCGATGGAACAGCACCTCAATCAGTGTCCCGAATGCCAAAAAATTTATACAAATTTAAAGAGCTTATCACTTAATTTAGAGAATTTACCGCAGGTAAAGCCGCCGTACAGTCTTGTTGATGAAATTTTGCCTCAGTTAATAGAGGAAGCGCCTGAAGACAAGCTTATAACGGAAGATGATCGGGTCAGCAAACGACTTCACGAGATGAAAACGGCTCGATGGAAAAGTTGGTCGATCGTTGCGGGTGGACTGGCTGCTGCTTGTATGTGGGTTTTGTCGGATAAAATATTTACAACTTCTGATTTGAAGGATCAGATGATACGTTCAGAAAGCGCGCTGGAAGGGAAAATGCTAGATGATCGGACAACTGAACGATCGGAACCAACAGGTGATAGAGAAGATTCCACGCCAACAGAAAACCAATCCAAATCGATTGATGATACGCTGCTTGCGAAAGAGCAAGGCAGTGGAGACAAGTCCTTAAACAAGGATGTGGAGCGAAATAGGCAACCCGCTAAGGAGGAGGTAAAGCAAGAACCGCAAGCTGCTTCTGAATCCAAACCAGAAACTAAGCCTAACCCCCAACCCAACGCTTCGACTGAGCAGGAAACGGTCCAGCAACGAGAACCGAGCAAAACGGAAGAAAGGATCGATAAAAATGGTGTTGAAAGTGATAAGGATAAGGCGCTCGCGCTAGCTCCTGAAACTTCGCCGCAACAGAGATCCGCGGAATCGAAATCTTCTTTATTGGCCTCACCACTGCCGGAAAAGCTCATGAATCGAGCCATGATTTCGCTTCCTGAGCAAGACAATGGCATAACTTCGCCAGATGGTCAGTGGATCGCGCGCGTACAGGAAGATCGGATTGTGATTACAAATCGCGCGGGGACAGAGGTGTTTCGAACAGATGCGTGGGGGATTGAGGCGCAAGCGAGTTTTGAGTGGATTGATGGGACTCATTTACAGTATCGACTG
- a CDS encoding deoxycytidylate deaminase, whose product MRKSWDEYFLDIADVVATRSTCNKLAVGCVIVKERAIVSTGYNGSIQGHEHCTEVGCLLNEQGRCIRTIHAEQNAIIHARRNEIQGATAYVTHEPCETCSKLLNQAGVRRIVFSHPYKNERNRVFLQGVEVVHLARE is encoded by the coding sequence ATGAGGAAATCGTGGGATGAATACTTTTTAGATATAGCTGATGTTGTGGCCACGCGATCAACCTGCAACAAATTAGCGGTTGGTTGTGTCATCGTTAAAGAGAGAGCGATTGTTTCCACTGGCTATAATGGATCCATCCAGGGGCATGAACATTGTACGGAAGTAGGGTGTTTGCTTAATGAGCAAGGCCGTTGCATCCGCACGATTCATGCCGAGCAAAATGCGATTATCCACGCGCGAAGAAACGAAATCCAAGGCGCCACGGCTTATGTCACACATGAGCCTTGTGAAACTTGTTCTAAGCTGCTCAATCAAGCGGGAGTCAGGCGCATTGTGTTTAGTCACCCGTACAAGAATGAACGGAATCGCGTTTTCTTACAAGGAGTGGAAGTTGTTCACTTAGCTCGAGAGTAA
- a CDS encoding YggT family protein, which produces MEERQLGPISALILQGAVKLIELYYYALIARILLSWLPQLQGNRFAEFLFRITEPYLSIFRRFIPPLGMIDISPIVAFIAYRFLSGFLLDGLVQVFRFINV; this is translated from the coding sequence ATGGAGGAACGTCAATTGGGACCAATATCTGCGCTGATTTTACAAGGGGCTGTCAAACTTATCGAGCTGTATTATTATGCATTAATCGCGAGGATCCTTTTATCTTGGTTGCCCCAACTGCAAGGTAATCGGTTCGCGGAATTTCTCTTTCGTATAACCGAGCCATACTTATCAATATTTCGTCGTTTTATTCCGCCACTAGGAATGATTGATATTTCGCCGATTGTTGCTTTTATCGCTTATCGTTTTTTGTCTGGATTTTTGCTGGACGGATTGGTTCAAGTATTTCGATTTATAAACGTATAG
- a CDS encoding DNA internalization-related competence protein ComEC/Rec2, with translation MKKRPLYWVSLLYVFSLLCAHFFLNTHKWAAALALLIVSVVALTTMAFTKQWKLLLICLLLWSFGVGYYTFYDRIHQTQLSASTELQHIEGDILSPVKVDGDSMRFTLRIRNIAGASVNEKTECYIPLKNKQEREQAEQLRSGASLTFLSPILAVNPPRNPNAFDYKRYLYYQGIHWTLKPASYSDLKIVPPSPFNPRYRVDQLQQRIAQVVEDVFPSSTSGLIKGLTLGMRHDLSAEITDTYAKLGLAHVLAISGLHMSVLVGGLFKLSGLAGLTRETKLILTILFVPLYALVVGAAPSVTRAAVMAIAVLIARYFHRSSDGLNFWGVACLLILLMDPYQLWHVGFQLSFVVTWGLLILTGPLMERLPGGQFIRSLLAVTISAQLASTPLLLYYFHQFHFLSPLINFVFVPLFSYIIIPFGFISALLGLIHPSLPFLLANLISKMLEWVYAVLEWAAGINHMQTYVSSPSLWWCIVYYITLMLLPHILRGRRWLHPHLGRLLIILCLPLLSFQDEKVVITFLDVGQGDAIVVETPQRRVYLTDSGGAAPYYHDEQDSWRKRKEPYDPGKKVVVPFLKAKGINRIDTVIMTHGHSDHIGGLAAVFREMKVEQVIGNGQAPDTVLEKELFTTLKQKAIPLYWGKRGDQWRDSESVAWTILHPTENPMSNANNESITLLLEAYGKRILFTGDLEEEGERQLLEANIVGPVDVLKVGHHGSKTSTGKEWVAALKPSIAVITVGNKNRFGHPHPNTLATLEEYHAKILRTDQSGSITLEIGKVDWNVMTSLQHNKGRMRQ, from the coding sequence TTGAAGAAAAGACCCCTTTACTGGGTGTCGCTTTTGTATGTTTTCAGCTTGCTTTGCGCCCATTTTTTTCTAAACACTCACAAATGGGCTGCGGCTTTGGCGTTGCTGATCGTGTCTGTTGTGGCCCTGACCACGATGGCATTTACAAAACAATGGAAACTCCTGCTCATTTGTTTGCTCCTTTGGTCATTCGGGGTCGGTTACTACACGTTTTACGATCGGATCCATCAAACGCAACTGTCTGCTTCAACAGAATTGCAACATATTGAAGGTGACATCCTTTCTCCTGTAAAAGTTGATGGTGATTCGATGCGGTTTACACTTCGAATTCGAAACATAGCGGGAGCGTCTGTCAATGAAAAAACGGAGTGTTATATTCCCCTGAAAAATAAACAGGAACGCGAACAAGCCGAACAACTCCGTTCTGGCGCCTCACTAACATTTCTCTCACCGATCCTCGCTGTAAACCCACCGCGTAATCCCAACGCATTTGATTATAAACGCTATTTGTATTATCAAGGAATCCATTGGACCCTAAAACCCGCTTCGTATTCTGACTTGAAAATTGTTCCTCCCTCTCCATTCAATCCACGCTATCGAGTCGACCAGCTGCAGCAAAGGATTGCCCAAGTGGTTGAGGATGTGTTTCCCAGTTCGACAAGCGGATTGATTAAGGGATTGACTTTGGGCATGCGTCATGATTTATCCGCGGAAATAACGGATACATACGCCAAGTTAGGGTTGGCTCATGTGTTGGCTATTTCAGGTCTTCATATGTCGGTGTTAGTCGGGGGCTTGTTCAAATTGAGCGGGCTGGCGGGGCTAACGAGGGAAACAAAACTGATCTTAACGATTTTGTTCGTTCCGCTCTATGCCTTGGTAGTTGGGGCCGCGCCGTCTGTAACTAGGGCTGCGGTTATGGCCATCGCCGTGTTGATTGCCCGCTATTTTCATCGCTCCAGCGATGGTTTGAATTTTTGGGGCGTCGCTTGCTTGTTGATATTGCTGATGGATCCTTACCAACTGTGGCATGTTGGATTTCAATTATCGTTTGTCGTTACGTGGGGGTTGTTAATCTTGACGGGCCCGTTAATGGAACGGCTTCCTGGTGGTCAGTTCATTCGTTCTTTACTCGCTGTGACGATTAGCGCCCAATTAGCCTCGACGCCGCTCCTCCTCTATTACTTTCATCAATTTCATTTTCTTTCCCCCCTCATTAACTTCGTGTTTGTTCCTCTTTTTTCTTATATCATCATTCCATTCGGTTTCATTTCTGCGCTGCTCGGTTTGATTCATCCGTCCCTTCCGTTTCTATTGGCTAATTTGATTTCTAAAATGTTGGAGTGGGTATACGCTGTCTTAGAGTGGGCGGCAGGAATAAACCATATGCAAACGTATGTATCAAGTCCTTCACTCTGGTGGTGTATCGTCTACTACATTACGCTCATGCTGTTGCCGCATATTTTACGCGGTCGTCGGTGGCTCCATCCGCATTTGGGGCGATTGCTCATAATCCTGTGTTTACCGCTGCTCTCTTTTCAAGATGAAAAGGTAGTGATAACATTTTTAGATGTTGGCCAAGGTGATGCGATCGTGGTGGAGACACCGCAACGTCGCGTTTATTTAACCGATAGCGGCGGCGCTGCGCCATATTATCATGATGAGCAGGATAGTTGGAGAAAACGAAAAGAACCGTATGATCCTGGGAAAAAGGTTGTCGTCCCCTTTCTAAAAGCGAAGGGGATCAATCGAATCGATACTGTGATCATGACGCACGGTCATAGTGATCATATCGGCGGGCTGGCTGCCGTCTTTAGGGAAATGAAGGTTGAGCAAGTAATTGGTAATGGACAAGCTCCTGACACTGTGTTGGAAAAAGAGCTGTTTACTACTTTAAAACAAAAAGCGATCCCGCTCTATTGGGGCAAAAGAGGGGACCAGTGGCGAGATTCGGAGTCAGTCGCTTGGACGATTCTTCATCCGACGGAAAATCCAATGTCTAACGCGAATAATGAATCGATTACATTACTACTCGAGGCCTATGGTAAACGGATTTTATTTACAGGGGATTTAGAGGAAGAGGGAGAGCGGCAATTGCTTGAAGCAAATATAGTCGGTCCGGTTGATGTTTTAAAAGTTGGACATCACGGAAGTAAGACTTCGACTGGTAAAGAGTGGGTCGCTGCATTGAAACCGAGTATTGCAGTTATTACCGTCGGTAATAAAAATCGTTTTGGACACCCTCATCCCAATACGTTGGCTACGCTGGAAGAGTATCATGCGAAAATTTTACGTACAGATCAATCGGGATCGATTACACTAGAGATAGGCAAAGTAGATTGGAATGTGATGACATCCCTGCAACATAATAAGGGGCGGATGCGTCAGTAA
- the asnB gene encoding asparagine synthase (glutamine-hydrolyzing) produces the protein MCGFVALYNKTKQPVSQTSLNQMTDLLSHRGPDDAGSHLDKYVGLGFRRLSIIDLKGGRQPLCNETGDIWITFNGEIYNYQELQSWLKDRGHRFKTDSDTETIVHLYEEVGFDCPKHLRGMFSFMIWDRKKQILFGARDHFGVKPFYWTETADSFAFGSEIKSLLEAPGTERKVNPTSFYHYLTFQYVPDPDTMFEGIHKLPPGHSITIKEGEMKIEPYWSVEFKPEDRPFSHFVEGTREALKESVDKHLVSDVARGSFLSSGIDSSSIVALMRQHEDVKTFTVGFDIPGYSELDIARETAQFLKSDHYELKITADRYLEELPRLIWHQDEPVADPSAIALYFAAELASQHASVVLSGEGADEFFGGYNIYREPHSLRHLTRMPTWMRASLGNFASLLPEGVKGKSFLIRGSKEVEDRFFGNALIFSEEMKQKIATTNLGADPAYRRADEITAEIYERAHAYDDVTKMQYLDIHTWMRGNILMKADKMTMANSLELRVPFVDPKVFEFAATIPTKYKIANGTTKYVLREAMKDLLPPQIKSRKKLGFPVPTRHWLKHDFYDWARNLIYTSETDEWINKSFALHMLKAHKEGKADYGRKIWTLLVFMLWHQIFIEQKISFGPYVSPYIESRRQQAR, from the coding sequence ATGTGTGGATTTGTTGCTCTTTACAATAAAACGAAACAACCTGTTTCTCAAACAAGTTTAAATCAAATGACAGACTTGCTCTCCCATCGGGGACCAGATGATGCTGGTTCCCATCTTGACAAATATGTTGGCCTTGGCTTCCGTCGCCTAAGCATCATTGATCTAAAAGGCGGAAGACAACCCCTTTGCAATGAGACAGGAGACATTTGGATTACATTTAATGGTGAGATTTACAATTATCAAGAATTACAAAGCTGGCTCAAAGATCGTGGCCACCGATTTAAAACAGATTCGGATACGGAAACGATCGTCCACCTCTATGAAGAAGTCGGTTTTGATTGTCCTAAGCACTTGCGCGGGATGTTCTCGTTTATGATCTGGGATCGGAAGAAGCAAATTTTGTTCGGGGCAAGAGACCATTTTGGCGTCAAACCTTTTTACTGGACAGAGACTGCCGATTCTTTTGCGTTTGGCTCTGAAATTAAAAGTCTTTTGGAAGCGCCAGGAACAGAAAGGAAGGTAAACCCGACTTCCTTTTATCACTACTTAACCTTTCAATACGTTCCAGACCCAGATACGATGTTCGAGGGCATTCACAAACTCCCGCCCGGTCATAGCATCACGATCAAAGAGGGCGAGATGAAAATCGAACCCTACTGGTCGGTTGAATTTAAACCGGAAGATCGCCCTTTCTCCCATTTTGTGGAAGGAACAAGAGAAGCGCTAAAGGAGTCTGTCGACAAACACCTCGTTAGCGATGTTGCCCGAGGCTCATTTTTATCTAGCGGAATCGATTCATCTAGCATAGTCGCCTTAATGAGACAGCATGAGGATGTAAAAACATTTACGGTTGGCTTTGATATTCCTGGATATAGCGAGCTAGACATTGCTCGAGAGACGGCGCAATTTTTAAAGTCGGATCATTACGAACTGAAAATCACCGCGGATCGCTATCTCGAAGAATTGCCACGGCTAATTTGGCATCAAGATGAACCTGTTGCAGATCCCTCCGCAATCGCTCTTTACTTTGCGGCGGAACTTGCCAGTCAACATGCGTCTGTTGTGTTATCAGGCGAAGGAGCTGACGAATTTTTTGGCGGGTACAACATCTATCGAGAACCTCATTCGTTGCGTCACCTAACCCGTATGCCGACTTGGATGCGAGCTTCGTTAGGCAACTTTGCTTCCTTGTTGCCCGAAGGTGTCAAAGGAAAGAGTTTCTTGATTAGAGGATCAAAAGAAGTGGAAGATCGATTCTTCGGAAATGCATTGATTTTTTCCGAGGAGATGAAACAAAAAATAGCGACAACAAACTTAGGCGCAGATCCCGCGTATAGGCGAGCGGATGAAATTACGGCAGAAATATACGAACGGGCCCACGCTTATGACGACGTAACGAAAATGCAATATTTAGACATCCATACATGGATGCGCGGAAACATTCTCATGAAAGCAGACAAAATGACGATGGCAAATTCATTGGAACTACGTGTCCCGTTTGTCGATCCGAAAGTGTTTGAATTCGCGGCAACGATCCCAACAAAGTACAAAATAGCGAACGGAACAACAAAATATGTATTACGGGAAGCGATGAAAGACCTATTACCTCCGCAAATTAAAAGCAGGAAAAAACTCGGTTTTCCCGTTCCCACTCGTCATTGGCTTAAACATGACTTTTATGACTGGGCCAGGAACTTAATTTATACATCAGAAACGGACGAGTGGATCAACAAATCCTTCGCGCTCCATATGCTTAAAGCGCACAAAGAAGGAAAAGCCGATTACGGTCGAAAAATTTGGACATTGCTTGTGTTTATGCTGTGGCACCAAATCTTTATCGAGCAAAAGATTTCGTTTGGTCCTTATGTTAGCCCCTATATTGAATCCCGCCGACAGCAAGCGAGATAA
- a CDS encoding RNA polymerase sigma factor: MTEAELIRAAQTGDTDALIQLLREIENEIYRTAFYVLKNQQDAMDASQEALIRIYKNIKSYQAKAKFSTWTQRIVMNVCMDHFRRKRDAVSIDEHEFPLEDDANVEEEVQLSHMAKDIQDAINLLPSRQRQVVILRYLQDFSYAEISETLELPINTVKSHLFRARQQLKELLSDYEKGGVRV, encoded by the coding sequence GTGACGGAAGCAGAGTTGATCAGAGCCGCTCAAACGGGCGACACCGATGCCCTCATTCAACTGCTTAGAGAAATAGAAAATGAAATCTACCGTACAGCATTTTATGTTTTAAAAAATCAGCAAGATGCGATGGATGCCTCCCAGGAAGCGTTAATTCGAATCTATAAAAATATTAAAAGCTACCAGGCAAAAGCAAAGTTTTCAACCTGGACGCAACGGATCGTGATGAATGTTTGCATGGACCATTTTCGCAGGAAGCGAGATGCCGTTTCCATAGATGAACATGAATTTCCATTAGAGGATGACGCAAATGTTGAAGAAGAAGTTCAGTTATCACATATGGCCAAAGATATTCAAGACGCGATTAATTTACTGCCCAGTCGCCAGCGGCAAGTTGTCATTCTTCGATACTTACAAGACTTTTCTTATGCGGAGATTTCCGAAACGTTAGAGCTACCGATTAATACGGTCAAATCGCACTTGTTTCGGGCTAGACAACAGTTGAAAGAACTTCTTTCAGATTATGAGAAAGGTGGTGTTCGAGTATGA
- a CDS encoding homocysteine synthase has protein sequence MSQERKLGLETIALHGGQVPDPTTNSRAVPIYQTSSYVFNDTDHAADLFSLKEPGNIYTRIMNPTQDTFEQRVAQLEGGVGALATASGQAAITYAILNIAQAGDEIVSSSSLYGGTYALFAHTLSKLGITVHFVDVDEPEQFSEKINEKTKAVFIESIGNPRINVADIETIANIAHEHGIPLIVDSTFTPPYICRPIDFGADIVVHSATKFIGGHGTSIGGIIVDAGKFNWDNGKFPLLTEADPSYHGLVYTDALGPLAYIMKARLTLLRDIGAALSPFNSFMFLQGLETLPVRMDRHVENAQKVAEFLDGHELVSWVNYPGLETNAYYELGKKYMPKGPGSIFTFGLKGGIEEGKKFINSLEIFSHLANVGDAKSLVIHPASTTHQQLDEASLHEAGVSADMVRLSVGLESIDDILYDLDQALRASQK, from the coding sequence ATGTCACAGGAACGCAAGTTAGGTCTCGAAACAATTGCTCTGCATGGTGGCCAAGTGCCTGATCCGACTACCAATTCGCGAGCTGTACCGATATATCAAACATCTTCTTACGTTTTTAACGATACAGATCATGCGGCAGATTTATTTTCATTAAAAGAGCCGGGTAATATTTACACACGCATTATGAACCCAACTCAAGACACATTTGAACAAAGGGTTGCTCAGTTAGAGGGAGGCGTTGGCGCGTTAGCTACAGCTTCTGGACAAGCTGCGATTACATATGCGATCTTAAACATTGCCCAGGCGGGTGATGAAATCGTATCATCAAGCAGTCTTTACGGAGGAACGTACGCCCTATTCGCCCATACGTTATCTAAACTAGGGATTACCGTTCATTTTGTTGATGTGGACGAGCCTGAACAATTTAGCGAGAAGATCAATGAAAAGACAAAGGCGGTATTTATCGAATCGATCGGAAATCCGCGGATCAATGTTGCGGATATTGAAACAATCGCAAATATTGCGCATGAACACGGTATTCCATTGATCGTCGATAGCACGTTTACACCACCTTATATTTGCCGACCGATCGATTTCGGAGCGGATATTGTTGTTCACTCGGCAACGAAGTTTATTGGCGGACATGGCACATCAATCGGGGGAATCATTGTTGATGCGGGGAAATTTAACTGGGATAACGGCAAGTTCCCATTGTTAACCGAAGCGGACCCAAGTTATCATGGACTCGTTTATACGGACGCGCTTGGTCCACTTGCTTATATCATGAAAGCCCGCTTGACTTTGTTGCGTGATATTGGGGCAGCGCTATCTCCATTTAACTCGTTCATGTTTTTACAAGGGTTGGAAACATTGCCGGTCAGAATGGATCGCCACGTTGAAAACGCGCAAAAAGTCGCTGAGTTTTTGGATGGTCATGAACTTGTTTCTTGGGTCAATTACCCAGGTTTGGAGACAAACGCATACTACGAATTAGGGAAGAAGTATATGCCGAAAGGACCAGGTTCGATCTTTACGTTCGGTTTAAAAGGCGGGATCGAAGAAGGTAAAAAGTTTATTAACAGTCTGGAGATCTTCTCCCACTTGGCAAATGTTGGCGATGCAAAATCGTTGGTCATTCACCCAGCAAGTACAACGCACCAGCAGTTGGATGAAGCAAGTTTGCATGAAGCGGGTGTTTCAGCGGACATGGTTCGACTGTCTGTCGGTTTAGAGTCGATTGATGATATTTTATACGATTTGGATCAAGCGCTGCGCGCGAGCCAAAAGTAA